GATTACCACCTTCCGGACCCATATCAATAATCCAATCTGAACATCTAATAACATCCAAATTGTGCTCAATAACAATAATTGAGTTTCCTTTATCCACCAATCTCTGTATCACGTCCATTAGTTTATGAACGTCATAAAAACTTAAACCAGTTGTTGGTTCATCAATTAAGTAAAGAGTTTTACCAGTAGCTCTTCTTGATAATTCAGTAGCAAGTTTTACTCTTTGAGCTTCTCCTCCAGATAATGTTGGAGCAGGTTGACCAAGCTTAATGTATCCAAGTCCAACATCTAAAAGTGTCCTTAATCGATCTGCAGCTTGAGGTATAGCAGAAAAAACATCAACTGCTTGTTCAACTGTCATTTCTAATACATCAGATATAGAATAATTTTTATATTTAACTTGCAATGTCTCTCGATTAAATCGTGCTCCTTTACACACATCACATTGGACATAGACATCAGGAAGAAAATTCATCTCAATTACATTTACACCCTGACCACGGCAAGCTTCACATCTTCCACCTTTGACATTAAAACTGAATTGTCCAGCTTGATATCCTCTAGCTTTTGCCTCGACAGAAGTTGCAAAAAGTTGTCGTATAGGATCAAATGCACCAGTATAAGTAGCCGTATTAGATCGTGGAGTTCTACCAATTGGAGATTGATCAATAACAATAACTTTATCGATAGATTTAATACCTTTTAATTCTTTTAATCCTTTTGGAAAGGGAACTTTCAACCCTAGAGAGTGGTTCAAAGCAGGATGAAGCAACTCATTTATTAGAGTGCTTTTACCACTTCCACTGACTCCCGTAACGGCAACTAATCTACCTAATGGAAAGTCAACTGAAACATTTTTTAGATTATTTTTTTCGCAATCAATTAATCGTAATTTTCTTTGTACTGAATCTCTTCTGCTAGCAGGTGTAGGAATAGACGAGCGCCCGCTAAGATAAGCACCAGTCAATGATTTTTTTGCAGCCAACAAACTATCTAAAGATCCTTCAGCGATAATTTCTCCTCCATGCACACCAGCACCTGGACCTATATCTACTAAATGATCAGCTGCTCTTATCGTGTCTTCATCATGTTCAACAACAACCAAAGTATTACCTAGATCACGTAATTTTTTTAAGGTAGATAACAACCTATCATTATCTCTTTGATGTAGTCCAATACTAGGTTCATCTAGAACATAAAGAACCCCTGTTAAACCTGCACCTATTTGTGTAGCAAGTCGTATTCTTTGAGCTTCCCCCCCAGACAAGGTCATAGCTGGCCTATCTAGAGTTAAATAATCAAGTCCAACATCCAACAGAAATCGAAGACGTAATCGAATTTCTTTTAAAACTAATTCTCCAATCTTTCTTTGTTTATTAGAAAGTAATTGATTTGAGTCTTTGGTTGTTTCAATACACATTAATTCCTCAACATTCGCTAGTGTGGTAGAAACACTTGATGAAGTGAGATCAGTTATTGAAAAAGGTCCTAGTTTTACAGCAAGAGCTTCAGGACGTAATCTTTTACCATGACAGCTTGCACAGGGGACTAATTCAAGATATTTTTCTAACTTTTGACGAACAGCTTCACCATTTGCATCCTGTAACTGCCTTTCTAAAATAGGCAAGATACCTTCAAAAGGTCTTTTAAATCCAGAGTCTTGTTTATATCTGCTATCTACCTTTATTAAAATCGGTTCTTTACTGCCATTTAGCAAAATATTCTTTTGCTCTTCTTTTAAATCTTTCCAAGGAGTTTTTATCTCAAAACCAAATGCCTCACCAACTGAAAATAATAATGAAAAATAATATGAATTATCTTTATCACTCCATGGTGCAACAGCAGCGTAAACCGGTAGTGATGGATCAGGTACAACTCTCTCACAAGTGAATTTTTTCAGGTGACCGAGACCATGACAGTCGGGACATGCTCCATATGGACTATTAAATGAAAACAATCTTGGAGATAATTCTTCAATCACCGCCCCATGAACTGGGCATGCAAAATTCTCAGAAAATAATCTTTCTCTATCAATACCTTTGGGTAGTTCTTCATTCTTTTTAGGTACTGCTTCAACTATTGCTAGGCCATCTCCTCTTTTTAAGGTAGTACTTAATGAATCAGTTAATCGCTCTTCGATACCCTCTCTCGCAATCAATCTATCAACCACTACTTCAATAGAGTGAATTTGATTTTTATCTAATTCAATGTTGTCAGCCAGTTCTCTAACTTCTTTATTAATTCTTACTCGAACAAAACCCTCTGCAGCAAGTCCAGACAAAAGTTTTGAGTGTGTTCCTTTTTTACCCCTAACGACTGGTGCAAGTAATTGGTATCGTGTCCCTTCTGGAAGAGTCTTTATTTGATCAACCATCTCATCAATAGTTTGAGGCTTAATTGGCCTAGAGCATTCAGGGCAATGAGGTTCACCAGCTCTTCCAAAAAGCAATCGAAAATAGTCTTGTATTTCCGTAACCGTTCCAACTGTTGAGCGAGGATTATGACTAGTTGATTTTTGGTCAATAGAAATTGCTGGAGATAAACCTTCAATTGAATCAACATCTGGTTTATCAACCTGACCTAAAAATTGTCTTGCATAAGCAGATAAACTTTCAACGTATCGCCTTTGTCCTTCAGCAAAAATAGTATCAAAAGCTAAAGAACTCTTACCACTTCCACTAACACCTGTAAAAACAACCAATTTATTTCTTGGAATAGATAAATCAACGTTTTTTAAATTATGTTGCCTGGCACCACGAATAGTTATGACTTCTTCATTGGAAGGAGTCATATTTAATGTCTTATTTTTTGAATTAGGTTTTGGACCTCCCATTAGGGAAAAATATTAATAATTAATTGTATAAAAAAATATGCTCATCATGCAGCTTTGTGTTCCAGCAGGCTCGCCGCATAAGCATTGGCTTCTACGATTTCACCTCCAGCCAATAAAGCCAATTCTCTTTGCCTATCAGCCATTTCCTTTAAATGAATAACACTAGACTTTGTATAACCAGCAATAACGCGCTTTTTTAAAGAAAAATGATTATCAGCAAATGCTGCAATTAAAGGTTGATGAGTGACGCAAAATACTTGCCGGTGATTTGACAAGTCACAGAGCAAATTAGCTATATAGCTGCTAACAGATCCACTAACACCTGAGTCAATTTCATCAAAAATCAAAAGTTTAGATTCATCAAATGAAGAAAAAATTGCCTTTATTGCAAGAAGAACCCTTGATTTCTCTCCTCCGGAGGCAGTTTCGGAAAGAGGCGCTAAAGGAATACCTGGATTTGCTGAGAACATAAAAGTAACTTTATCAATCCCATTAATTGTTGGTTCACATTCCTCAAAAATAACTTTAAAACGAACATTAGGAATACCTAAGTTTTTTAAACTCATAATCAATTTATCCTCTAGTTGCAAAGCAATAGTTTTTCTTAGAATCGACAAATCTTGGTTAGACTTGTCTCTTATAATTCTTTTATTAGCTTCAAAGGAATCAAGTTCGTGAATATTATTAGAGTCATCATGCAAAGATAAACTATTCATTAATTCATTTTTATAGGTAATAAGATCTTCTATATTTCTTTGATATTTTTTTTGATAAAATTTTAAAGTAGATAATCTAGATTGCAAGTCATTTAATAAAGAAGTGTCAATATCTAATGTTTTTTCATAATCATTAATCTGATAAATTACATCATTAAGATTATTGGTTAGTTGATAAAAACTCTCAAAAATTGGTTCTAAAGAAGAATCAATTTTAGACATATTTTTTAATTCATTAATACAAAAATTAGTATGATCTAGAATTGATGGGTACTCATCTAAGCTTTCATTTAAACGAATCAATAAAAACTTAACTCCTTCTTTTAACCTTACAAGATTTGATAAACGATTCTGATCAATTTCTAACTTGGTTTGCTCGTTTGGATCTTCTAATTGTAATTTGTCTAGATCTTCGTATATATACTGAATTTCCTCAAATTCTTTTTTTGAATCAAAAATTTGATCTCGTGCTTGCTCTAGTCTAAAACTAGAATCATGCCATATTTTCCAATCTTGATTTACTTTAGCAATAGATTCTTGAATTTTATTTAAGCCTAAAGAATCTAATAATCTTAATTGATGCAATGAATCATTTAAGATGTAAGTATCTCCTTGTAGCGTGAAATCAAATAAAAGTGATCTCAATTCTGATATTTGATCTCTGTTAACTAATACACCATTAATTCTAAATCTAGATTTATATTTATCTTCTTTCAAACGCCATTCTCTAGTCACAATTAATTCTTCATCAGCATCAAATTCATGAGTAATCAACCAATCTTTTGTATTTTGAAATACAGAAAAAACAGCCTCTATAGATGATGATGATGATCCTTTTGCTACTAATCGATTATCTAGAGGAGTTTTTTTGTTCGCCAATAAGGCGTTTAACGTATCAATAAATATTGATTTACCTGAACCAGTCTGACCTGTAAAAACAGTAAATCCCTTATCAAATTCAATCTCTAAGTTACCAAATAGAGCTATATTTTGAAAACGAAGACTGTTGAGCATAAATCAAAGCAATCAAAAAGACGCAAACCAAGAGTAAAATGAACTAGAAGGGATGTAGAACATTGCCATACTAAAATGGCCGAAGAACTAAGCGATTTTATTGAAGCCTCAGGTCTACTTGAGTATGACCCGGTGGCTATAGAATCAATCTACAAAAAAAATCCAGTTCGTCTACTCCGCAGACTTTGGCAAACGCTTTTACCTATTGGATTATTTTTACTTGGCGTTGGATGGGAAAAGCTAGTTGGATCTTTAGACAAAAACGAAAGAAAAACTTTCAGGGCGAGAGAATTTACACAACTACTCGTTGATTTAGGACCAGCATTCATAAAAGCTGGACAGGCTCTTTCCACGAGACCAGATATAGTTCCGCCAACAGTTTTAGAGGAATTAGCACAACTTCAGGATCAACTGCCAGGCTTTGAAAGTAAACTCGCAATGGCATGTATTGAACAAGATTTAGAAGATAAGGTAGAAAACATTTTTCTTGAAATAGATAAAGAACCAATTTCAGCAGCCTCTTTAGGTCAAGTACATAAAGCAACACTACAAAGTGGGGAAAAAGTTGCTGTTAAAATTCAAAGACCAGGACTAAGAGAACAAATCACTTTAGATTTATATATAGTAAGAAATATGGCTATATGGTTTAAAAATAATATTGGAATTATCAGAAGTGATTTAGTAGCATTGATAGATGAGCTAGGTAAAAGAATTTTTGAAGAAATGGATTATATAAATGAAGCTACAAATGCAGAAAAATTTAAAAAACTTCATAGCGGTAATCAGAAGATTGCAGTACCAAAAATTTATAGAGAAGCAACAAGCAGAAGAGTACTTACTATGGAATGGATAGATGGTATAAAATTAACAAATATAAGCGCAGTGAAAAAACTAGGAATTGATCCAAATGAAATGGTAGAAATTGGTGTTAGTTGTAGTTTACAGCAACTAATTGAACATGGTTTTTTTCACGCTGATCCACATCCAGGCAACATTTTAGCAATGGAAGATGGTCGATTATGTTATTTAGATTTTGGGATGATGAGTAATATTACACAACAATCTAGAATTGGATTAATTAGAGCAGTTGTTCACCTTGTAAATAAAAGATTCGATAAACTTTCCTATGATTTTGTTCAATTAGGCTTTCTCTCTGAAGAAGTTGATTTAACACCAATTGCTCCTGCTTTTGAAAGTGTTTTTACTAACGCACTAGAAATAGGAGTAAATAA
This is a stretch of genomic DNA from Prochlorococcus marinus str. MIT 0912. It encodes these proteins:
- the uvrA gene encoding excinuclease ABC subunit UvrA, with the translated sequence MGGPKPNSKNKTLNMTPSNEEVITIRGARQHNLKNVDLSIPRNKLVVFTGVSGSGKSSLAFDTIFAEGQRRYVESLSAYARQFLGQVDKPDVDSIEGLSPAISIDQKSTSHNPRSTVGTVTEIQDYFRLLFGRAGEPHCPECSRPIKPQTIDEMVDQIKTLPEGTRYQLLAPVVRGKKGTHSKLLSGLAAEGFVRVRINKEVRELADNIELDKNQIHSIEVVVDRLIAREGIEERLTDSLSTTLKRGDGLAIVEAVPKKNEELPKGIDRERLFSENFACPVHGAVIEELSPRLFSFNSPYGACPDCHGLGHLKKFTCERVVPDPSLPVYAAVAPWSDKDNSYYFSLLFSVGEAFGFEIKTPWKDLKEEQKNILLNGSKEPILIKVDSRYKQDSGFKRPFEGILPILERQLQDANGEAVRQKLEKYLELVPCASCHGKRLRPEALAVKLGPFSITDLTSSSVSTTLANVEELMCIETTKDSNQLLSNKQRKIGELVLKEIRLRLRFLLDVGLDYLTLDRPAMTLSGGEAQRIRLATQIGAGLTGVLYVLDEPSIGLHQRDNDRLLSTLKKLRDLGNTLVVVEHDEDTIRAADHLVDIGPGAGVHGGEIIAEGSLDSLLAAKKSLTGAYLSGRSSIPTPASRRDSVQRKLRLIDCEKNNLKNVSVDFPLGRLVAVTGVSGSGKSTLINELLHPALNHSLGLKVPFPKGLKELKGIKSIDKVIVIDQSPIGRTPRSNTATYTGAFDPIRQLFATSVEAKARGYQAGQFSFNVKGGRCEACRGQGVNVIEMNFLPDVYVQCDVCKGARFNRETLQVKYKNYSISDVLEMTVEQAVDVFSAIPQAADRLRTLLDVGLGYIKLGQPAPTLSGGEAQRVKLATELSRRATGKTLYLIDEPTTGLSFYDVHKLMDVIQRLVDKGNSIIVIEHNLDVIRCSDWIIDMGPEGGNRGGEIVAMGTPEEVAADSNSHTGNYLKKVLELHPPITV
- a CDS encoding DNA repair protein RecN; translated protein: MLNSLRFQNIALFGNLEIEFDKGFTVFTGQTGSGKSIFIDTLNALLANKKTPLDNRLVAKGSSSSSIEAVFSVFQNTKDWLITHEFDADEELIVTREWRLKEDKYKSRFRINGVLVNRDQISELRSLLFDFTLQGDTYILNDSLHQLRLLDSLGLNKIQESIAKVNQDWKIWHDSSFRLEQARDQIFDSKKEFEEIQYIYEDLDKLQLEDPNEQTKLEIDQNRLSNLVRLKEGVKFLLIRLNESLDEYPSILDHTNFCINELKNMSKIDSSLEPIFESFYQLTNNLNDVIYQINDYEKTLDIDTSLLNDLQSRLSTLKFYQKKYQRNIEDLITYKNELMNSLSLHDDSNNIHELDSFEANKRIIRDKSNQDLSILRKTIALQLEDKLIMSLKNLGIPNVRFKVIFEECEPTINGIDKVTFMFSANPGIPLAPLSETASGGEKSRVLLAIKAIFSSFDESKLLIFDEIDSGVSGSVSSYIANLLCDLSNHRQVFCVTHQPLIAAFADNHFSLKKRVIAGYTKSSVIHLKEMADRQRELALLAGGEIVEANAYAASLLEHKAA
- a CDS encoding ABC1 kinase family protein; this translates as MAEELSDFIEASGLLEYDPVAIESIYKKNPVRLLRRLWQTLLPIGLFLLGVGWEKLVGSLDKNERKTFRAREFTQLLVDLGPAFIKAGQALSTRPDIVPPTVLEELAQLQDQLPGFESKLAMACIEQDLEDKVENIFLEIDKEPISAASLGQVHKATLQSGEKVAVKIQRPGLREQITLDLYIVRNMAIWFKNNIGIIRSDLVALIDELGKRIFEEMDYINEATNAEKFKKLHSGNQKIAVPKIYREATSRRVLTMEWIDGIKLTNISAVKKLGIDPNEMVEIGVSCSLQQLIEHGFFHADPHPGNILAMEDGRLCYLDFGMMSNITQQSRIGLIRAVVHLVNKRFDKLSYDFVQLGFLSEEVDLTPIAPAFESVFTNALEIGVNKMDFKAVTDDMSGIMYKFPFKLPPYYALIIRSLITLEGIALSVDPNFKILGAAYPYFARRLMEDENPELRNSLKEMLFDENNLKLERLDDLLTSATKEKQLDSEKILDQTIDFLFSQKGKVLRNELVNILASKIDSIGWKTVINLNNKLPSKIRSKTIEKSSKQNTKKIFNLYSINKMFNKSKIKPGFKRKIFFKKLPKILVTKDTYQMGLGLMKKTSEKGLVRLVKVAAGVEQ